A genomic region of Acidobacteriota bacterium contains the following coding sequences:
- the peaB gene encoding quinohemoprotein amine dehydrogenase maturation protein: MTARRDEFAGSPAGADAKHRRVEFLSLGECHPFEAAGRRFLYLVPSAAVFALDETSAAVVDALSAGRLAPPDLFGRLAGRFALPEVEATLAELAGARVIVPIEPGPPAPAPKPAPNIIPLKPIPLSTLVVNVTNRCNLACTYCYEYGEDRIAEPTAGGMPKLMSEETARESVDFMIERSGNSPVVRLTFFGGETLLNFAVLEKTIPYARHRAAEVGKRVEFSLTTNGTLLRPEVIEFLADNDVGVTISIDGPKEMQDKFRVFHDGRGSYDVVAPKVRELLRRHRSRPIGARVTLTSDVLDITRIYRHLTEDIGFWEVGFAPVTTSPGRAHAIGDSGFDSMLAQFRELGREFLQAALEGRHHGFSNVADTIEELHKGASKALPCGAGLGLMGVATNGDVALCHRFAGSGDHKLGTVREGVDESAQEAFLDAHHIDRKTDCRTCWARPLCAGGCYHEAYTRYGTTQAPNLHYCEWIRGWTETCLEIYGEIAERNPAFLRRFDGGDPPAEVNDDASPTH; the protein is encoded by the coding sequence ATGACCGCGCGTCGTGACGAGTTCGCTGGAAGTCCCGCTGGCGCTGACGCGAAACATCGGCGCGTTGAGTTCCTTTCCCTCGGCGAGTGCCATCCCTTCGAGGCGGCGGGTCGCCGGTTCCTCTATCTCGTGCCGAGCGCGGCGGTATTCGCGCTTGACGAGACGTCGGCCGCCGTGGTCGACGCGCTGAGCGCTGGGCGCCTCGCCCCGCCGGACCTCTTCGGCCGTCTCGCGGGGCGTTTCGCCCTCCCGGAAGTCGAGGCGACACTGGCCGAGCTGGCCGGCGCCCGCGTGATCGTGCCGATTGAGCCCGGCCCGCCGGCCCCCGCGCCGAAGCCCGCACCGAACATCATCCCGCTGAAGCCGATTCCGTTGTCGACGTTGGTCGTCAACGTCACGAACCGCTGCAATCTCGCCTGCACCTACTGCTACGAGTACGGCGAGGACCGGATTGCCGAACCGACGGCCGGCGGCATGCCGAAGCTGATGAGCGAGGAAACGGCGCGGGAGAGCGTCGACTTCATGATCGAGCGTTCGGGAAACAGCCCGGTCGTGCGGCTTACCTTCTTCGGCGGGGAAACGCTGCTGAACTTCGCCGTGCTGGAGAAGACGATCCCGTACGCGCGCCACCGCGCGGCGGAGGTGGGCAAGCGGGTCGAGTTCAGCCTGACGACGAACGGCACGCTGCTGCGCCCGGAGGTGATCGAGTTTCTGGCCGACAACGACGTCGGGGTGACGATATCCATCGACGGCCCGAAGGAGATGCAGGACAAGTTTCGCGTGTTTCACGACGGACGGGGGAGTTATGACGTCGTCGCGCCGAAGGTGCGCGAGTTGCTCCGACGCCACCGGTCGCGGCCGATCGGCGCGCGGGTGACGTTGACTTCCGACGTGCTCGACATCACTCGGATCTACCGGCATCTCACCGAGGACATCGGATTCTGGGAGGTCGGCTTCGCGCCGGTCACGACGTCGCCCGGCCGCGCTCACGCCATCGGAGATAGTGGCTTCGATTCCATGCTGGCGCAGTTCCGCGAGCTGGGCCGGGAGTTCCTGCAGGCTGCGCTCGAAGGCCGGCACCACGGCTTCAGCAACGTGGCCGACACGATCGAGGAGCTCCACAAGGGGGCGAGCAAGGCGCTGCCGTGCGGGGCGGGGCTCGGACTGATGGGAGTCGCAACGAACGGCGACGTGGCGCTTTGTCACCGGTTCGCCGGGTCCGGCGACCACAAGCTGGGGACGGTGCGGGAGGGCGTCGACGAGTCCGCCCAGGAGGCGTTCCTCGACGCCCATCACATAGACCGGAAGACGGACTGCCGGACGTGCTGGGCGCGTCCCCTTTGCGCGGGTGGCTGCTACCATGAGGCGTACACGCGCTACGGGACCACGCAGGCCCCCAACCTGCACTATTGCGAATGGATACGCGGATGGACGGAGACCTGCCTGGAGATCTACGGCGAGATCGCCGAGCGGAATCCGGCGTTTCTCCGGCGGTTCGATGGTGGTGACCCGCCTGCTGAGGTGAACGATGACGCATCTCCGACCCATTAA
- the peaA gene encoding quinohemoprotein amine dehydrogenase subunit alpha, with translation MGPRRSIRTGMCATTIPRMSLSRFPLSGHGAGSCAVALAAAALIAGAAPVSAQNDASGGGLPDGGIPVASDLVHRVCGDCHPSDEQGRMSRISYQRTSPEGWQQTIRRMVLLNDLQIEPADAREAVRYLATHHGLAPEEARLGAFEVERRNIDFFYQADPETQETCNRCHSMGRVLNQRRTLEEWGLLTAMHRGYYPFADFQSFTRNVDSRGEGADGGDDADERTAVERAVAHLAEAFPLDTTEWTSWSANMRTPVLDGTWALVGHERGQGPVYGTLTVASDPSAPDELDTRTSYRYPSRDVEVTRTGEALIYTGYQWRGRSTSPGQFEAREVMFLSRDREEITGRWFTGGYDERGIDVTLRRVGSEPLITGVYPRSVPSRAGDVTLQLFGANLPQPLDAASIDLGAGLTVTAVSEPSATSATLAVTVDAEARIGARDLFIGSASLTAAVTVFDEIHRLDVTPATGLARVGGIVFPKQYEYFEARAWHDGPDGESGTDDDLDLGMVDVDWSVEEYAVTYDDDDTAFVGTLGEDGAFEPAVDGPNPERSGNRNNVGDVWVVATLAAEPVSGVELERPLRARAHLLVTVPVYLRRGESGP, from the coding sequence ATGGGGCCGAGGCGGTCGATCCGAACCGGAATGTGTGCTACAACAATCCCACGGATGTCTCTCTCACGATTCCCACTCTCCGGGCACGGAGCGGGATCATGTGCGGTCGCGCTGGCCGCCGCGGCGCTCATCGCCGGAGCCGCGCCGGTGTCGGCACAGAACGACGCGTCGGGCGGCGGACTGCCCGACGGCGGGATTCCCGTCGCCAGCGACCTCGTCCACCGGGTCTGCGGCGACTGCCATCCCTCGGACGAGCAGGGGCGGATGAGCCGCATTTCCTATCAGCGGACGTCGCCGGAGGGGTGGCAGCAGACCATCCGGCGCATGGTGCTTCTGAACGATCTGCAGATCGAGCCGGCGGACGCCCGTGAGGCGGTTCGATACCTGGCGACCCATCATGGCCTGGCGCCGGAGGAGGCGCGTCTCGGGGCCTTCGAGGTGGAGCGCCGGAACATCGATTTCTTCTACCAAGCCGATCCCGAGACGCAGGAGACGTGCAACCGCTGCCACTCGATGGGCCGCGTGCTGAACCAGCGGCGGACCCTCGAGGAATGGGGGTTGCTGACCGCCATGCACCGCGGCTACTACCCGTTCGCGGATTTTCAGTCGTTCACCCGGAACGTCGATTCCCGAGGGGAAGGGGCGGATGGGGGCGACGACGCCGATGAGCGGACCGCGGTCGAGCGCGCCGTGGCCCATCTGGCGGAGGCTTTTCCGCTGGATACGACGGAGTGGACGAGCTGGTCGGCGAACATGCGCACGCCGGTTCTCGACGGAACGTGGGCGCTAGTCGGTCACGAGCGCGGCCAGGGTCCCGTGTACGGCACCCTGACCGTTGCGTCGGACCCGTCGGCGCCGGACGAGCTGGATACACGGACCAGCTACCGCTACCCGTCACGCGACGTCGAGGTCACCCGCACCGGCGAGGCGCTGATCTATACGGGTTATCAGTGGCGCGGCCGCTCCACGAGCCCCGGGCAGTTCGAGGCGCGGGAAGTGATGTTCCTCTCGCGCGACCGCGAGGAGATTACGGGACGCTGGTTCACCGGCGGTTACGACGAGCGTGGCATCGACGTGACGCTGCGGCGTGTCGGCTCGGAGCCGCTGATCACCGGGGTCTACCCGCGGTCCGTGCCGTCCCGGGCGGGCGACGTCACGCTGCAGCTCTTCGGCGCCAATCTCCCCCAGCCGCTCGACGCCGCGTCGATCGATCTCGGTGCGGGCCTGACCGTGACCGCCGTCAGCGAACCGTCCGCGACGTCCGCGACGCTCGCCGTCACGGTGGACGCGGAGGCCCGAATCGGCGCGCGCGACCTGTTCATCGGTTCCGCCTCGCTGACCGCGGCGGTGACTGTCTTCGACGAGATCCACCGGCTCGACGTGACCCCGGCGACCGGGCTGGCGCGTGTCGGGGGCATCGTGTTTCCCAAGCAGTACGAGTACTTCGAGGCGCGCGCCTGGCACGATGGGCCCGATGGGGAGTCGGGCACCGACGACGACCTCGATCTTGGAATGGTCGATGTGGACTGGAGTGTCGAGGAGTACGCGGTCACCTACGACGACGACGACACCGCCTTCGTCGGTACGCTCGGCGAGGACGGCGCGTTCGAACCGGCCGTCGACGGACCGAATCCGGAGCGGAGCGGCAACCGCAACAACGTCGGCGACGTCTGGGTCGTGGCGACGCTCGCGGCGGAGCCGGTCAGCGGCGTCGAGCTGGAGCGTCCGCTCAGGGCCCGGGCGCACCTGCTGGTGACGGTGCCGGTGTACCTGCGGCGCGGGGAATCGGGACCATGA
- a CDS encoding NAD(P)/FAD-dependent oxidoreductase — MASCRRRSRDRSRSPGRQPASIRIRLPPRQPPHPSVSVSCSVSLDSIICSPGVAESIAPTRPGSDREPAPGGDGDGPVDVAIIGGGPAGSSAARLLSAWGHSALLLAKSEAGTPSLAESLPPSCRKVFEAIGVREAVERAGFVTTGGNTVCWGAGPPRVASFGGGRVGYQVLRRDFDRLLLDEARRAGAIVRTGVTVRRVANGQDGPMVVAGRDERERAVTASARIVLDCSGRAGVIARRHRTRLQAAETTLALVGIWRRDGGGAFAGPASASGVEPGGEPGDASHTVVEAYADGWAWSVPLSERRRYVTVMVDPRTTETDHPGSLAARYRAEVGKTVHLARLAAGASLEGEPWACDASQYGSRRFGGPGYLLVGDAATFIDPLSSFGVKKAMASAWLASVVANTCLLHPTRADLALRFHAEREQEVWDAYRRQSSEFFAQVSQHELHPFWSDRSDPMAMDGVRSRAGGPDAVEAFRRDPAVRSAFDALRRAPSIRLRPTDAVRTTSAPAVEGREIVADACLSLDAGKAGAIAIRYLRGVDLLALMEIAESRTEVPDLYEAYCGSRAPVDLADFLGALAVLLGRGVLRNEA; from the coding sequence TTGGCGTCTTGTAGACGTCGATCGCGTGACCGGTCTCGCTCTCCTGGGCGCCAGCCAGCGTCCATCCGGATACGCCTACCGCCAAGGCAACCGCCACACCCATCAGTGTCCGTTTCATGCAGTGTCTCCTTGGACAGCATTATATGCTCGCCGGGCGTGGCAGAGAGCATTGCGCCCACCCGCCCGGGCTCCGATCGCGAACCGGCGCCCGGAGGAGACGGGGACGGCCCGGTCGACGTCGCGATCATTGGTGGCGGTCCCGCCGGCTCATCCGCGGCGCGTCTGCTCTCGGCCTGGGGGCATTCGGCCCTGCTCCTGGCGAAGTCCGAGGCCGGGACTCCGTCGCTCGCCGAGTCGCTGCCGCCCAGTTGCCGGAAGGTGTTCGAGGCGATCGGCGTCCGGGAGGCGGTTGAGAGGGCGGGTTTCGTCACGACGGGCGGCAACACGGTTTGCTGGGGCGCCGGCCCACCCCGCGTGGCGTCGTTCGGGGGCGGACGCGTCGGGTATCAGGTGCTTCGCCGGGACTTCGATCGCCTGCTTCTGGACGAAGCGCGGAGAGCGGGCGCGATAGTCCGGACCGGCGTTACGGTCCGGCGGGTGGCGAACGGCCAGGACGGCCCGATGGTGGTGGCCGGCCGGGACGAGCGGGAACGCGCCGTGACGGCCTCGGCGCGCATCGTTCTCGACTGTTCCGGCCGAGCCGGCGTCATCGCCCGCCGTCATCGTACGCGCCTGCAGGCGGCGGAGACGACGCTCGCGCTGGTCGGCATCTGGCGGCGCGATGGCGGCGGGGCGTTCGCCGGACCGGCATCCGCGTCCGGCGTCGAGCCCGGTGGGGAGCCCGGGGACGCTTCGCATACGGTCGTCGAGGCATACGCCGACGGATGGGCATGGTCGGTACCGCTATCCGAGCGGCGGCGTTACGTGACCGTGATGGTCGATCCCCGGACTACCGAAACCGACCATCCGGGATCCCTCGCCGCGCGCTACCGGGCCGAAGTCGGCAAGACGGTTCATCTGGCCCGCCTTGCCGCCGGCGCCTCACTCGAAGGGGAGCCTTGGGCCTGCGACGCCTCCCAGTACGGCTCCCGCCGCTTCGGCGGGCCCGGCTATCTGCTGGTCGGTGACGCCGCCACCTTCATCGACCCGCTATCCTCGTTCGGGGTCAAGAAGGCGATGGCGTCGGCCTGGCTGGCCTCGGTCGTGGCCAACACCTGCCTGCTGCATCCCACCCGTGCGGACCTGGCGCTTCGTTTCCACGCCGAGCGGGAGCAGGAGGTCTGGGACGCGTACCGCCGGCAGTCCTCCGAGTTCTTCGCCCAGGTGTCGCAGCATGAGTTGCATCCGTTCTGGAGCGACCGTTCGGATCCGATGGCAATGGACGGTGTCCGCAGCCGTGCCGGCGGGCCGGATGCGGTCGAAGCGTTTCGCCGCGATCCCGCGGTCCGTTCCGCGTTCGACGCGCTGCGCCGCGCGCCCTCGATTCGCTTGCGGCCGACCGATGCGGTCCGTACGACGTCGGCGCCGGCCGTCGAGGGACGGGAGATCGTGGCCGACGCCTGCCTGTCGCTCGATGCGGGAAAGGCTGGCGCCATCGCCATTCGATACCTGCGGGGGGTTGATCTTCTGGCGCTGATGGAGATTGCGGAGAGCCGGACGGAGGTGCCGGACCTGTACGAGGCGTATTGTGGATCGCGCGCACCGGTGGACCTGGCCGATTTTCTCGGTGCGCTGGCCGTGCTCCTGGGACGGGGCGTGTTGCGCAACGAAGCCTGA
- a CDS encoding DUF411 domain-containing protein: protein MKRTLMGVAVALAVGVSGWTLAGAQESETGHAIDVYKTPTCGCCAIWVDHLREHGFKVTVTDVPNVVPLKQRLGIQPELSSCHTAVVNDYAIEGHVPASDILRLLREGPRVAGLAVPGMPLGSPGMEMPDPSRHERYDVIAFDRQGGMEVWATHGP from the coding sequence ATGAAACGGACACTGATGGGTGTGGCGGTTGCCTTGGCGGTAGGCGTATCCGGATGGACGCTGGCTGGCGCCCAGGAGAGCGAGACCGGTCACGCGATCGACGTCTACAAGACGCCAACCTGCGGCTGCTGCGCAATTTGGGTCGACCACCTGCGGGAGCACGGATTCAAGGTAACGGTGACCGACGTCCCGAACGTTGTTCCGCTCAAGCAACGGCTGGGAATCCAGCCGGAGCTCTCGTCGTGCCACACGGCGGTCGTGAATGACTACGCGATCGAGGGCCATGTGCCGGCATCCGATATCCTGCGGTTGCTCCGCGAGGGGCCGCGCGTCGCGGGCCTTGCGGTGCCCGGAATGCCCCTCGGCTCACCCGGGATGGAGATGCCGGATCCCTCGCGTCACGAGCGGTATGACGTAATCGCGTTCGATCGCCAGGGCGGGATGGAAGTCTGGGCGACGCACGGCCCGTAG
- the rpsT gene encoding 30S ribosomal protein S20: protein MANHKSALKAHHKSLERQERNSRLKSRMRRAIRATRRDMDAGSDAAELRESVRSANALIDTVAGKGVIHRNAAARHKSRLARRLRNADGS from the coding sequence ATGGCCAACCACAAGTCAGCCCTTAAGGCCCACCACAAGAGCCTGGAGCGGCAGGAGCGCAATAGCCGGCTCAAGAGCCGGATGCGCCGGGCCATCCGGGCAACGCGTCGCGACATGGACGCCGGAAGCGATGCGGCGGAGCTCCGTGAATCCGTCCGTTCCGCCAACGCCCTGATCGATACGGTGGCCGGCAAGGGAGTTATTCACCGGAACGCCGCCGCCCGCCACAAGTCGCGCCTCGCCAGGCGCCTGCGGAACGCGGACGGCTCCTAG